The Hymenobacter sp. DG25A nucleotide sequence CCGCTTCGGTGGCTGCCTTTTGCTTATTCCGCCGAGGAATGAAACAATTTTGCGGGCTTGCGGCTTATAGGCATACCTTTGCGGAGAATCATTCTTATCTGGTGAGCAATTCAGTTGACAACGCGCCCTTGCATTCTACCCCGCCCAGCCAGTCACGCCTGCGTGAGCTGTTGGGGCAGGCGGGCCTGCGCGCCACGCAGCAGCGCATCCTCATTCTGGAGAGCCTGATGCAGCTCAGCGGCCACCCTACCGCCGAGCAGGTGCACCGCTCGGTAGTGGCAGTTTCGCCGTCTATCTCTCTGGGCACCGTGTATAAGGCGCTGGATAGCTTTGTGGCGGCCGGCCTTACCAAGCGGGTAGCCGCGGCCGATGGCACCTCGCGCCGCTACGATGCCGACTGCTCGGCGCACCATCATCTGTTCTGCACTGATACGCAGGAAATTATTGATTACTGCGACCCGCAGCTGGACGCCCTGATCCGGGACTTCTTCGCCACCCGCGGGCTCAAAAACTTCCAGCCTACCTCCTTTTCACTGCACATTACCGGCTCCCGCCTCGATGCGCCGCGCAATGACTAAGGCTTTCTTCTCCCTCCTGTTTTCGACTTTCTTTTTTCACTCCAAATAATTCAAGCCCCACTATGGCAGTTCTTGTTGGCAAGCGTGCCCCTTCGTTTAAAGCTACCGCCGTTATCGATGGCGAATTTGAAGAAGATTTCTCCCTGGACCGTTACCTGGGCAAAAAGCACGTTATTTTCTATTTCTACCCTGCTGACTTCACCTTCGTTTGCCCTACTGAAATCATTGCATTCCAGGACCGTCTGGCTGATTTTGAAGCAAAAGGCGTAGCCATTGTCGGCTGCTCTACGGATACCCACTTCTCGCACTTTGCCTGGCTGCAAACCCCGCGCGACAACGGCGGTATTTCCGGTGTAACCTACCCCCTGGTGGCTGACGCTACCAAAACCATTGCCTCTAACTACGATGTACTGGGTGGTCACTATGACTACACGGAAGCCGGCGAAATGACCTTCGTAGGCTCGCCCCTGGCGTACCGCGGCCTGTTCCTGATTGACAAGGACGGCATTGTGCGCCACCAGGTAGTAAACGATGGTCCGCTGGGCCGCAGCATTGATGAAGCCATGCGCATGGTAGATGCCCTGCAGTATTTCGAGAAGAAGGGCGAAGTATGCCCCGCTAACTGGGAAGAAGGCAAAGAGGCCATGGAAGCTACCCGTGAAGGAGTGGCTAACTACCTCGGCAAGCAGGCAGCACACTAGTCCTACAGGGCTGCGGGCGTAAGCGCTCCAGCCTTACTTTAAAAAAGCCCTGGCCAATTGGTCGGGGCTTTTTCGTTTCCGGGGTGGGAAACGCCTACTTTTGCAGGCCCCAAGGTTTTTTTCGCCCAACGAAAACCCGGTTTTAGACTTAAGAAGAACTTTCCAAGCTCCGCCCATTGCGTTTTCTGTATTCTCTGGCCTTACACCTCTACGCGCTGCTGCTGCAGCTGGTGGCTCCTTTTGTGCCCAAAGCGGCGCAGTGGGTGGAAGGAAGGCGTGGATTATTGCCCCGGATTCAGGAAGCGCTACGCCATGAAACGGCGCCTCTGGTCTGGTTTCACTGTGCTTCGCTGGGCGAGTTTGAGCAGGGCCGCCCCCTGATGGAGGCCTACACAGCCCGCCACCCGGACCACAAAATTATCCTGACGTTCTTTTCGCCCTCCGGCTATACCGTGCGCCGCACGTGGCCCGGCGCCGCTTACGTTTTCTATCTGCCGCTTGATACTGCCCATAATGCCCAGGCCTTTCTGGATGCGGTGCAGCCCCGGCTGGCGGTTTTTGTGAAGTACGAGTTCTGGTACCACTTCCTCACGGAGCTGCAGCGGCGGCAGGTTCCCTCCATCTGTGTGTCAGCTATTTTTCGGCCGGAGCAGGCTTTTTTCAAGCCCTGGGGCGGCTTCTTCCGTAAGGCGCTGAGCCGTTTTACGCACATCTTCACCCAAAACGAGACCTCCGTAGCGCTCCTGCGCAGCATTGGCCTCACCCAAAACAGCGTAGCCGGCGACACCCGCTTTGATACGGTGGTGCAAACGGCCTCGGCCCAGCCCCGCCAGCTGCCCTTGGTAGATGCGTTTGTGGATGACTGGGCGCCGGTGTTCATCATTGGCAGCAGCTGGCCGGAAGATATGCCCGTGCTCACGCCCTTGCTGCGCCAGTATGCCCAGGAGCTGCGTTTTATTGTGGCCCCGCACGAAATCAGCGAAACCAATCTGCGGCTGGTGGAAGAAGCCCTGCCGGGCGGGGTGGTACGCTACTCGCAGGCCCGCCCGGAAACGGTAGCCGAAGCGCGCGTGTTACTGATGGATAACGTGGGACTGCTCAGTCAGCTGTACCGTTTTGGCCATTTTGCGTACGTAGGTGGGGCCTTTGGCAAGGGCTTGCACAACACGCTGGAAGCCGCCGCTTTTGGTCTGCCGCTGTTCTTCGGGCCTACGTATCAGAAGTTTCAGGAAGCAAAAGACCTGGTGGCTATGGGCTGTGCTTTCCCGGTGCACTCAGCTGAAGAGCTGCTTAAAACGTTTGGCCCGCTTTTTCACAGCGAAGACCGCCGCCTGAAGATGCAGGACGTGAGCCTGGATTATGTGCACGACCACAGCGGGGCCACGCGCAAAATCATGACCTGGCTGGAGAGCAACGTAAAAGAAAAGTCTTCCTGAGTTGGTGGCTTTTTTGCTTCCTATACCTCTTATCCGCTTTACCCCTTCTCCATTTTACTCCCATGACCGGAACCATCGTCAAATCAACGGGCTCGTGGTATATCGTGCGGGAGGCCGGCACCCGTAAGCTGCACCGCTGCCGCCTGCGGGGCAAGTTCAAGAACCAGGGCCTGAAAGTAAGCAACCCGCTGGCTGTAGGTGACCAGGTAGATTTCACGGTAGAAGAACAAACCGAAGGCGCCGGGGTTATTCATCACATCGAGCCGCGCCGGAATTATATTATCCGGCGCTCGGTGCACAAAAGTGAGCACTCGCACATTGTAGCCGCCAATCTGGATCAGGCCCTGCTGGTAGTCACGCTGGTTTCGCCAGCTACCTCGTTTGGATTTATCGACCGGTTTCTGGTAACGGCGGAGGCTTATCACATTCCCGT carries:
- a CDS encoding Fur family transcriptional regulator, with translation MSNSVDNAPLHSTPPSQSRLRELLGQAGLRATQQRILILESLMQLSGHPTAEQVHRSVVAVSPSISLGTVYKALDSFVAAGLTKRVAAADGTSRRYDADCSAHHHLFCTDTQEIIDYCDPQLDALIRDFFATRGLKNFQPTSFSLHITGSRLDAPRND
- a CDS encoding peroxiredoxin, which encodes MAVLVGKRAPSFKATAVIDGEFEEDFSLDRYLGKKHVIFYFYPADFTFVCPTEIIAFQDRLADFEAKGVAIVGCSTDTHFSHFAWLQTPRDNGGISGVTYPLVADATKTIASNYDVLGGHYDYTEAGEMTFVGSPLAYRGLFLIDKDGIVRHQVVNDGPLGRSIDEAMRMVDALQYFEKKGEVCPANWEEGKEAMEATREGVANYLGKQAAH
- a CDS encoding 3-deoxy-D-manno-octulosonic acid transferase, producing the protein MRFLYSLALHLYALLLQLVAPFVPKAAQWVEGRRGLLPRIQEALRHETAPLVWFHCASLGEFEQGRPLMEAYTARHPDHKIILTFFSPSGYTVRRTWPGAAYVFYLPLDTAHNAQAFLDAVQPRLAVFVKYEFWYHFLTELQRRQVPSICVSAIFRPEQAFFKPWGGFFRKALSRFTHIFTQNETSVALLRSIGLTQNSVAGDTRFDTVVQTASAQPRQLPLVDAFVDDWAPVFIIGSSWPEDMPVLTPLLRQYAQELRFIVAPHEISETNLRLVEEALPGGVVRYSQARPETVAEARVLLMDNVGLLSQLYRFGHFAYVGGAFGKGLHNTLEAAAFGLPLFFGPTYQKFQEAKDLVAMGCAFPVHSAEELLKTFGPLFHSEDRRLKMQDVSLDYVHDHSGATRKIMTWLESNVKEKSS